Proteins encoded together in one Nymphalis io chromosome 24, ilAglIoxx1.1, whole genome shotgun sequence window:
- the LOC126777793 gene encoding filamin-A isoform X6 codes for MPSGHIDQPVIEDNRDGTVSIKYDPREEGLHELYVKYNGEHVQGSPYKFHVDSISSGYVTAYGPGLNSGVSGEPSQFTISTKGAGAGGLSMAVEGPSKAEITCHDNKDGTVAVSYLPTAPGEYKISVRFGDKHIKGSPFIAKVTGEGRKRNQISVGSCSEVTLPGKVNDNDIRSLNASIQAPSGLEEPCFLKRLPSGNIGISFTPREAGQHIVSVKKMGVHIQNSPFNITVQEQEVGDAKKVKVSGTALKEGKTQGENTFTVDTRNAGYGGLSLSIEGPSKAEIQCADSTDGVLAISYRPTEPGYYIVNLKFADHHVEGSPFTVKVSGEGSNRQREKIQRHRDPAPLTEVGTNCKLTFKMPGITSFDLAATVTSPGGVSEDAEIQEVEDGLYSVHFVPKELGVHTVSVKYREIHIPGSPFQFTVGPLRDSGSHLVKAGGAGLERGEAGRFNEFNVWTREAGAGQLAISLEGPSKAEIDFKDRRDGSCDVSYKVDEPGEYRIGLKFNEQHIPDSPFKVYISPAVGDAHLLEVAQFPDSAQVDKPTQFYIRLNGAKGSLDGRVISPSGKTDDCFIQNIDGDQYSIRFMPRENGVHNINVKFNGVHIPASPLRIKVGKDDADPAAVHAHGPGLGSVKTGAKTDLIIDTCNAGAGILAVTMDGPSRVAMDCTEVEEGYKVRYTPLAPGFYYMSVKYNGHHIVGSPFKIEATGDNLAEIGAQETSSVTVETVQKVSKGAQKQGPVLPHFKSDATKVTSKGMGLKKAYLNKHNQFTVHAGDAGNNILYVGIYGPKGPCDEVQLKHKGKNNYECWYVVRDRGEYIVIVKWGDDHIPGSPYKVEV; via the exons gATCACCTTATAAATTCCACGTGGACTCTATTTCTTCTGGTTACGTAACCGCATACGGTCCAGGTTTGAATAGCGGGGTCAGTGGGGAACCAAGCCAGTTCACGATTAGCACTAAGGGTGCTGGTGCTGGTGGACTGTCTATGGCTGTTGAAGGTCCCAGTAAAGCTGAG ATCACATGCCATGACAACAAAGATGGTACCGTCGCAGTATCTTACCTACCGACTGCACCTGGAGAATACAAAATCTCTGTTAGGTTTGGAGACAAACACATTAAGGGATCGCCATTTATTGCTAAA GTCACCGGTGAAGGTCGCAAACGAAACCAGATATCCGTCGGTAGCTGCAGTGAAGTCACTCTTCCTGGCAAAGTCAATGATAACGACATTCGCAGTCTAAACGCTTCTATCCAG GCTCCATCTGGCCTTGAAGAGCCATGCTTCTTAAAGCGACTGCCCTCTGGTAACATTGGCATTAGCTTTACACCTCGTGAGGCTGGTCAGCATATTGTCTCCGTCAAGAAAATGGGTGTTCACATCCAAAACTCACCCTTTAACATCACTGTTCAAGAACAGGAAGTTGGAGATGCAAAGAAAGTCAAG GTTTCTGGAACAGCCTTGAAAGAAGGCAAGACTCAAGGCGAGAACACCTTTACTGTTGATACGAGAAATGCGGGTTACGGTGGTCTCTCACTGTCCATCGAAG gTCCAAGTAAGGCTGAGATTCAGTGCGCGGACAGCACAGATGGTGTGTTAGCCATCAGCTACAGGCCAACAGAACCCGGCTACTACATCGTCAACCTTAAGTTTGCTGACCATCATGTCGAAGGATCCCCATTCACAGTTAAG GTGTCGGGCGAGGGCAGCAACCGCCAGCGCGAGAAGATCCAGCGCCACCGCGACCCCGCGCCGCTCACCGAGGTCGGCACCAACTGCAAGCTCACCTTCAAGATGCCTG GCATCACGTCTTTCGACTTGGCAGCGACGGTCACCAGTCCAGGCGGCGTGTCAGAGGACGCTGAGATCCAGGAGGTGGAAGATGGTCTCTACTCTGTCCACTTCGTGCCCAAGGAGCTGGGCGTGCACACAGTGTCCGTCAAGTACAGGGAAATCCATATTCCTG GATCCCCCTTCCAGTTCACCGTTGGTCCCCTTCGGGATTCAGGGTCCCATTTAGTGAAGGCCGGCGGTGCTGGCCTGGAGAGGGGAGAAGCTGGCCGCTTCAATGAGTTCAACGTGTGGACCAGGGAAGCGGGAGCTGGACAACTCGCCATCTCGCTGGAGGGTCCCAGCAAAGCTGAGATCGACTTCAAGGACAGGAGGGACGGATCGTGTGACGTGTCTTATAAAGTGGATGAGCCAG GTGAATACCGAATCGGGCTAAAGTTCAACGAGCAGCACATCCCAGACTCACCCTTCAAGGTGTACATCTCTCCAGCTGTAGGCGACGCGCATCTTCTGGAAGTAGCTCAGTTCCCGGATTCAGCTCAAGTAGACAAACCTACACAGTTCTACATAAGGCTCAATGGCGCTAAGGGCAGCTTGGATGGCAGG GTCATCTCCCCATCAGGCAAGACAGACGACTGCTTTATCCAGAACATCGATGGTGACCAGTACAGCATCAGGTTTATGCCCAGAGAGAACGGTGTCCATAACATTAATGTGAAGTTCAACGGAGTACACATCCCAGCCTCTCCTCTCAGAATcaag gTCGGTAAAGATGACGCTGATCCAGCTGCTGTTCACGCGCATGGGCCAGGTCTTGGAAGTGTTAAGACAG gTGCTAAAACTGACCTGATAATTGACACGTGCAATGCCGGGGCTGGTATCCTGGCAGTTACCATGGATGGTCCCTCCAGGGTTGCCATGGACTGCACTGAAGTCGAAGAAGGTTATAAG GTACGATACACACCTCTGGCTCCTGGCTTCTACTACATGAGTGTGAAGTATAACGGACATCACATCGTCGGATCGCCTTTCAAAATCGAAGCAACTg gtGACAACCTGGCCGAAATCGGTGCGCAAGAGACATCTTCAGTGACAGTGGAAACTGTTCAAAAGGTTTCAAAGGGCGCTCAGAAGCAGGGTCCAGTTCTGCCACACTTCAAGTCTGATGCCACGAAGGTTACCAGCAAAGGCATGGGATTGAAGAAGGCTTATCTGAACAAGCACAATCAGTTTACGGTGCACGCTGGTGATGCCG GTAACAATATCTTGTACGTCGGCATCTACGGTCCTAAGGGACCTTGCGACGAGGTTCAGCTCAAGCACAAGGGCAAGAACAACTACGAGTGCTGGTACGTCGTCAGGGACAGGGGAGAGTACATCGTTATCGTCAAGTGGGGGGACGACCACATCCCCGGATCACCCTACAAGGTGGAAGTCTAA
- the LOC126777793 gene encoding filamin-A isoform X5 → MAEVKMPSGHIDQPVIEDNRDGTVSIKYDPREEGLHELYVKYNGEHVQGSPYKFHVDSISSGYVTAYGPGLNSGVSGEPSQFTISTKGAGAGGLSMAVEGPSKAEITCHDNKDGTVAVSYLPTAPGEYKISVRFGDKHIKGSPFIAKVTGEGRKRNQISVGSCSEVTLPGKVNDNDIRSLNASIQAPSGLEEPCFLKRLPSGNIGISFTPREAGQHIVSVKKMGVHIQNSPFNITVQEQEVGDAKKVKVSGTALKEGKTQGENTFTVDTRNAGYGGLSLSIEGPSKAEIQCADSTDGVLAISYRPTEPGYYIVNLKFADHHVEGSPFTVKVSGEGSNRQREKIQRHRDPAPLTEVGTNCKLTFKMPGITSFDLAATVTSPGGVSEDAEIQEVEDGLYSVHFVPKELGVHTVSVKYREIHIPGSPFQFTVGPLRDSGSHLVKAGGAGLERGEAGRFNEFNVWTREAGAGQLAISLEGPSKAEIDFKDRRDGSCDVSYKVDEPGEYRIGLKFNEQHIPDSPFKVYISPAVGDAHLLEVAQFPDSAQVDKPTQFYIRLNGAKGSLDGRVISPSGKTDDCFIQNIDGDQYSIRFMPRENGVHNINVKFNGVHIPASPLRIKVGKDDADPAAVHAHGPGLGSVKTGAKTDLIIDTCNAGAGILAVTMDGPSRVAMDCTEVEEGYKVRYTPLAPGFYYMSVKYNGHHIVGSPFKIEATGDNLAEIGAQETSSVTVETVQKVSKGAQKQGPVLPHFKSDATKVTSKGMGLKKAYLNKHNQFTVHAGDAGNNILYVGIYGPKGPCDEVQLKHKGKNNYECWYVVRDRGEYIVIVKWGDDHIPGSPYKVEV, encoded by the exons gATCACCTTATAAATTCCACGTGGACTCTATTTCTTCTGGTTACGTAACCGCATACGGTCCAGGTTTGAATAGCGGGGTCAGTGGGGAACCAAGCCAGTTCACGATTAGCACTAAGGGTGCTGGTGCTGGTGGACTGTCTATGGCTGTTGAAGGTCCCAGTAAAGCTGAG ATCACATGCCATGACAACAAAGATGGTACCGTCGCAGTATCTTACCTACCGACTGCACCTGGAGAATACAAAATCTCTGTTAGGTTTGGAGACAAACACATTAAGGGATCGCCATTTATTGCTAAA GTCACCGGTGAAGGTCGCAAACGAAACCAGATATCCGTCGGTAGCTGCAGTGAAGTCACTCTTCCTGGCAAAGTCAATGATAACGACATTCGCAGTCTAAACGCTTCTATCCAG GCTCCATCTGGCCTTGAAGAGCCATGCTTCTTAAAGCGACTGCCCTCTGGTAACATTGGCATTAGCTTTACACCTCGTGAGGCTGGTCAGCATATTGTCTCCGTCAAGAAAATGGGTGTTCACATCCAAAACTCACCCTTTAACATCACTGTTCAAGAACAGGAAGTTGGAGATGCAAAGAAAGTCAAG GTTTCTGGAACAGCCTTGAAAGAAGGCAAGACTCAAGGCGAGAACACCTTTACTGTTGATACGAGAAATGCGGGTTACGGTGGTCTCTCACTGTCCATCGAAG gTCCAAGTAAGGCTGAGATTCAGTGCGCGGACAGCACAGATGGTGTGTTAGCCATCAGCTACAGGCCAACAGAACCCGGCTACTACATCGTCAACCTTAAGTTTGCTGACCATCATGTCGAAGGATCCCCATTCACAGTTAAG GTGTCGGGCGAGGGCAGCAACCGCCAGCGCGAGAAGATCCAGCGCCACCGCGACCCCGCGCCGCTCACCGAGGTCGGCACCAACTGCAAGCTCACCTTCAAGATGCCTG GCATCACGTCTTTCGACTTGGCAGCGACGGTCACCAGTCCAGGCGGCGTGTCAGAGGACGCTGAGATCCAGGAGGTGGAAGATGGTCTCTACTCTGTCCACTTCGTGCCCAAGGAGCTGGGCGTGCACACAGTGTCCGTCAAGTACAGGGAAATCCATATTCCTG GATCCCCCTTCCAGTTCACCGTTGGTCCCCTTCGGGATTCAGGGTCCCATTTAGTGAAGGCCGGCGGTGCTGGCCTGGAGAGGGGAGAAGCTGGCCGCTTCAATGAGTTCAACGTGTGGACCAGGGAAGCGGGAGCTGGACAACTCGCCATCTCGCTGGAGGGTCCCAGCAAAGCTGAGATCGACTTCAAGGACAGGAGGGACGGATCGTGTGACGTGTCTTATAAAGTGGATGAGCCAG GTGAATACCGAATCGGGCTAAAGTTCAACGAGCAGCACATCCCAGACTCACCCTTCAAGGTGTACATCTCTCCAGCTGTAGGCGACGCGCATCTTCTGGAAGTAGCTCAGTTCCCGGATTCAGCTCAAGTAGACAAACCTACACAGTTCTACATAAGGCTCAATGGCGCTAAGGGCAGCTTGGATGGCAGG GTCATCTCCCCATCAGGCAAGACAGACGACTGCTTTATCCAGAACATCGATGGTGACCAGTACAGCATCAGGTTTATGCCCAGAGAGAACGGTGTCCATAACATTAATGTGAAGTTCAACGGAGTACACATCCCAGCCTCTCCTCTCAGAATcaag gTCGGTAAAGATGACGCTGATCCAGCTGCTGTTCACGCGCATGGGCCAGGTCTTGGAAGTGTTAAGACAG gTGCTAAAACTGACCTGATAATTGACACGTGCAATGCCGGGGCTGGTATCCTGGCAGTTACCATGGATGGTCCCTCCAGGGTTGCCATGGACTGCACTGAAGTCGAAGAAGGTTATAAG GTACGATACACACCTCTGGCTCCTGGCTTCTACTACATGAGTGTGAAGTATAACGGACATCACATCGTCGGATCGCCTTTCAAAATCGAAGCAACTg gtGACAACCTGGCCGAAATCGGTGCGCAAGAGACATCTTCAGTGACAGTGGAAACTGTTCAAAAGGTTTCAAAGGGCGCTCAGAAGCAGGGTCCAGTTCTGCCACACTTCAAGTCTGATGCCACGAAGGTTACCAGCAAAGGCATGGGATTGAAGAAGGCTTATCTGAACAAGCACAATCAGTTTACGGTGCACGCTGGTGATGCCG GTAACAATATCTTGTACGTCGGCATCTACGGTCCTAAGGGACCTTGCGACGAGGTTCAGCTCAAGCACAAGGGCAAGAACAACTACGAGTGCTGGTACGTCGTCAGGGACAGGGGAGAGTACATCGTTATCGTCAAGTGGGGGGACGACCACATCCCCGGATCACCCTACAAGGTGGAAGTCTAA